Proteins from a genomic interval of Corynebacterium deserti GIMN1.010:
- a CDS encoding helix-turn-helix transcriptional regulator, which translates to MVPSVPFTPSPSQTFLPRASIILQEVSTQIKRLPPGEGKLFHISGQPGAGKTEFAFQLTEELQGWTIVRVTALSWLKDSPKNLLSHIAHKLGAHSANSIRGVIDRVDAATVIIVDDIHWADQESMQKLIEFSMRMVSGRFALIMIGLDEEEFAFPDHSIALPTIADATYVLPPMSIEEIRQLALTQVRGRISAMTATDIQRITGGVYSRVKEVLSAEAPEHWKMPDPNIPIPPSWWANLRRRINGQDFGSVLLAVAVLPHGGPIDLVKHLGNDPEGLLCDAAVRAGLLRVLPSDGAPQLDLVLPMDRAVLQSRTPMSTLAELHHKAAQYWDKWNRVDQSLQHRAFAAQSPEDHAIKALAQRGYDLGKSGHWMESAHALSLAANRTTHIEDATKYHLESIDSLIAAADLAQARAKAATLDLGEHGVQQDSMLGYLAIHEGRRSEARNLLDRAADSLLEQHPIDPMLGPRVAQRKVLLNLVDWRPDELLQWAGHAVEWTDEDAGEKIEAQAISLIGQSIIDGKLPEDKPIPGETTLHAQRRHMAMGWLSMVHDDPVTARQKLERRTSINGSERISLWQDGWLARSLLLLGEWDSAARTVEIGLARAEQFGIRFLEPLLLWTGAQLASARGNEDLARNYMRRLSTDQDSFIVQSMPSAMCRMWVYSQRNEIAGAIVAGQTLEKLGSQPYVNAPGFWPWQDIHATHLIRNGEIERAEQLVAETIEDLQHSDIMSARAKIAVPEAMLMIHHGDVKQGFARFDDALDMLDPLTLPYYRARICFEYGQALRRQGQRRRADEQFARASAVFQDMGAYAMVTRANRERRVGGLGQRSEMAGGLTPQEYEIAQLVATGHSNREVANELFLSPKTVEYHLTRVYKKLGIRNRIELSDALAKYSHSS; encoded by the coding sequence ATGGTTCCATCTGTTCCCTTCACCCCATCCCCGTCACAGACCTTCCTCCCCCGGGCATCAATCATCCTGCAGGAAGTCAGCACGCAGATTAAACGGCTACCACCGGGTGAAGGAAAACTCTTCCACATCAGTGGCCAACCCGGCGCGGGTAAGACAGAGTTCGCCTTTCAACTGACAGAGGAACTCCAGGGCTGGACCATCGTCCGTGTCACCGCCCTGTCGTGGCTGAAGGACAGCCCCAAAAATCTGCTCAGCCACATCGCCCACAAACTCGGCGCGCACTCAGCCAACTCCATCCGCGGCGTCATTGACCGCGTCGATGCGGCAACGGTCATTATTGTTGACGACATCCATTGGGCCGACCAAGAATCCATGCAAAAACTAATCGAGTTTTCCATGCGCATGGTCTCTGGCCGTTTCGCCCTCATCATGATCGGTTTAGATGAAGAAGAATTCGCCTTCCCCGATCATTCCATTGCGCTCCCCACTATCGCCGATGCCACGTATGTGCTCCCGCCGATGAGTATCGAAGAGATCCGTCAATTAGCCCTCACCCAGGTCCGCGGCCGCATCAGCGCCATGACCGCCACAGACATCCAGCGCATCACCGGTGGTGTCTACTCCCGCGTCAAAGAAGTCCTCTCCGCGGAAGCCCCTGAGCACTGGAAAATGCCGGACCCAAACATCCCCATCCCACCCAGCTGGTGGGCCAACCTCCGCCGCCGCATCAACGGTCAAGATTTCGGCTCCGTCCTCCTCGCCGTCGCGGTCCTCCCCCACGGCGGCCCCATTGACCTGGTCAAACACCTCGGCAACGACCCCGAAGGACTGCTTTGCGACGCGGCCGTCCGCGCCGGCCTCCTCCGCGTCCTGCCGTCTGACGGCGCCCCGCAACTCGACCTTGTTCTCCCCATGGATCGCGCTGTCCTCCAATCCCGAACACCCATGAGCACGCTTGCTGAACTCCACCACAAGGCTGCCCAATATTGGGATAAGTGGAACCGCGTGGACCAGTCTCTCCAGCACCGAGCTTTCGCCGCCCAATCTCCTGAAGATCACGCGATCAAGGCTCTTGCCCAACGAGGCTATGATCTGGGCAAGTCCGGCCACTGGATGGAATCGGCGCACGCCCTCTCCTTGGCTGCCAACCGAACTACCCACATTGAAGATGCCACCAAATATCACCTGGAATCCATTGACTCCCTCATCGCTGCCGCTGACCTAGCCCAAGCCCGAGCCAAAGCCGCCACGCTCGACCTCGGCGAGCACGGCGTCCAGCAAGATTCCATGCTTGGTTACCTTGCTATCCACGAAGGCCGCCGCTCCGAAGCCCGCAATCTCCTTGACCGCGCAGCCGACAGCCTCTTGGAACAACACCCCATTGACCCTATGCTGGGGCCACGTGTAGCCCAGCGAAAAGTGTTGCTCAACCTTGTCGACTGGCGCCCAGATGAACTCCTCCAGTGGGCAGGCCACGCCGTGGAATGGACCGATGAAGACGCCGGCGAAAAAATCGAAGCCCAAGCGATCTCTCTGATTGGCCAATCGATCATCGACGGCAAACTCCCCGAAGACAAACCCATCCCCGGTGAAACCACCCTCCACGCTCAACGCCGACACATGGCTATGGGGTGGTTGTCCATGGTTCATGACGATCCCGTCACCGCCCGCCAAAAACTCGAACGCCGCACCTCCATCAACGGTTCAGAACGCATCAGTTTGTGGCAGGACGGCTGGCTCGCCCGCTCCCTTCTACTTCTTGGCGAGTGGGACTCCGCCGCCCGCACAGTAGAAATCGGCCTTGCCCGAGCGGAACAATTCGGAATCCGATTCTTGGAACCCCTCCTGCTGTGGACCGGAGCGCAGCTGGCATCTGCACGCGGCAATGAGGATCTCGCGCGCAATTACATGCGCAGGCTGTCCACCGACCAGGACTCTTTCATCGTCCAATCCATGCCTTCTGCGATGTGTCGCATGTGGGTGTACAGCCAACGCAACGAGATCGCCGGTGCGATTGTGGCTGGTCAAACGCTAGAAAAGCTCGGCAGTCAACCGTATGTCAACGCGCCAGGTTTCTGGCCGTGGCAAGACATCCACGCCACCCATCTCATCCGCAATGGCGAGATCGAGCGTGCCGAACAGCTCGTGGCGGAAACAATCGAGGATCTCCAGCATTCGGACATCATGTCCGCCCGGGCAAAGATTGCGGTGCCGGAGGCGATGCTCATGATCCACCACGGTGACGTCAAACAAGGCTTCGCGCGTTTCGACGACGCCCTCGACATGCTCGACCCCCTCACCCTCCCCTACTATCGCGCACGCATTTGCTTCGAATACGGGCAAGCTTTACGACGCCAGGGTCAACGCCGGCGCGCCGACGAACAGTTCGCCCGCGCCTCCGCCGTCTTCCAAGACATGGGTGCCTACGCTATGGTCACCCGCGCCAACCGCGAGCGCCGCGTCGGAGGACTTGGCCAGCGCTCAGAAATGGCCGGAGGGCTCACTCCACAGGAGTATGAAATCGCTCAATTGGTAGCCACCGGACACTCCAATAGAGAGGTCGCAAACGAGCTATTCCTCTCCCCCAAGACGGTGGAATATCACCTCACCCGGGTGTACAAAAAGCTCGGCATCCGCAATCGTATCGAGCTATCAGACGCTCTAGCCAAGTACTCGCACAGCTCGTAG
- the benC gene encoding benzoate 1,2-dioxygenase electron transfer component BenC, producing MTHQVALSFEDGITRFIDCEEDQTVADAAYQARINIPFDCRDGACGTCKAFCESGDFEEGEYIDDALSEDEAAEGYCLPCQMTPNSDLILQIATTSVLAKTGASTFNGELKEINHFSDSTIGIEIELENRKDLAFLPGQYMNIQVPGTDQTRSYSFSSAQVADRVQFLIKVTPGGLMTTYLTDEAKVGDKLTLTGPMGSFFLREPVRPILLLAGGTGLAPIMAILEKLATDDLLDVPIRLVYGANFTHDLVELDRLDAFKEKFDFDYITVLSDKDTEHPRKGYVPAHLTGEYEPDEDTDVYLCGPPPMVEAVRQFLGTLENPPLDFYYEKFTSAAAPAAAKPEVTVETSEPKEDFTLVEVSTPGMSSGEVHSSTTQLHARMALELGALELAINKLGERDIERFRQLATTANSFIDGDKILDAGKFTEANANFHEFLFRRANNEALLAAYQNLQVVQEMNATLPGASWIDPAIATEHFELVDAVSKGDLDTARTLIREHAEHGIDTITKALAE from the coding sequence ATGACGCACCAAGTAGCACTTTCCTTTGAAGACGGTATTACCCGATTCATCGACTGCGAAGAAGACCAAACCGTCGCAGATGCCGCCTACCAGGCACGCATCAACATTCCATTCGACTGCCGCGACGGCGCTTGCGGAACCTGCAAAGCATTCTGCGAATCCGGCGACTTTGAGGAAGGCGAGTACATCGACGACGCACTGTCCGAAGACGAAGCCGCAGAAGGCTACTGCCTTCCCTGCCAGATGACGCCAAATTCTGACCTCATCCTGCAGATTGCCACCACCTCGGTGTTGGCAAAGACCGGTGCATCCACCTTCAATGGCGAGCTCAAAGAAATCAACCACTTCTCTGACTCCACCATCGGCATTGAGATCGAGCTGGAAAACCGCAAGGACCTCGCGTTCCTTCCTGGCCAGTACATGAACATTCAGGTTCCTGGCACCGACCAGACCCGCTCTTATTCCTTCTCCTCTGCCCAGGTAGCTGACCGCGTACAGTTCCTGATCAAGGTCACCCCAGGTGGACTCATGACCACCTACCTCACTGACGAGGCGAAGGTGGGCGACAAGCTCACCCTCACCGGCCCCATGGGATCCTTCTTCCTGCGCGAGCCAGTTCGCCCCATCCTGCTGCTCGCCGGTGGCACCGGCCTGGCCCCCATCATGGCCATCTTGGAAAAGCTTGCCACCGACGACCTGCTCGATGTTCCTATCCGCTTGGTCTACGGCGCAAACTTCACCCATGACCTGGTAGAACTTGATCGCCTTGATGCGTTCAAGGAAAAGTTCGACTTTGACTACATCACCGTTCTCTCCGACAAGGACACCGAGCACCCACGCAAGGGCTACGTTCCAGCTCATCTAACAGGCGAGTACGAACCAGACGAGGACACCGACGTTTACCTTTGTGGACCTCCTCCCATGGTGGAAGCAGTGCGTCAGTTCCTGGGTACCTTGGAGAACCCACCACTGGACTTCTACTACGAAAAGTTCACTTCTGCTGCAGCGCCTGCCGCCGCAAAACCAGAGGTCACCGTGGAAACATCCGAGCCAAAGGAAGACTTCACCCTGGTTGAGGTCTCCACCCCAGGTATGTCGTCTGGCGAGGTGCACTCCTCCACCACCCAGCTGCACGCCCGCATGGCGCTGGAACTTGGTGCGCTGGAATTGGCTATCAACAAGCTGGGCGAGCGCGACATTGAGCGTTTTCGCCAGTTGGCAACCACCGCGAACTCCTTCATCGACGGCGACAAAATCCTCGATGCGGGCAAGTTCACCGAGGCCAACGCTAATTTCCACGAGTTCCTCTTCCGCCGCGCTAACAACGAAGCACTGCTAGCGGCGTACCAGAACCTCCAGGTCGTTCAAGAAATGAACGCGACTCTTCCGGGCGCCAGTTGGATTGATCCGGCAATTGCCACCGAGCACTTTGAGCTTGTCGACGCCGTCTCCAAGGGAGACCTTGACACTGCCCGCACCCTGATCCGCGAGCATGCAGAACACGGCATCGACACGATCACTAAGGCGTTGGCAGAATGA
- the catA gene encoding catechol 1,2-dioxygenase produces the protein MTSADQAVDPTAHDSGNKATDKFKANRVSSDTSKERANAIYTDLLAAIAQVAHKHEVTYDEYNVLKQWMIDVGEYGEWPLWLDVFVEHEIEEVNYNRHDYTGTKGSIEGPYYVTNSPKLPWNGEMPMREQDKKCTPLYFEGQVTDLEGNGLGGAEIELWHADEEGYYSQFAPGIPEWNLRGTIVTDEEGRYKIKTIQPAPYQIPHDGPTGWFIESYGGHPWRPAHLHLRVSHPGHRTITTQLYFDGGDYVDNDVATATKPELILHPTTGDDGNHVNYPFVLDKED, from the coding sequence ATGACCTCAGCTGATCAGGCTGTCGACCCAACCGCCCACGACTCAGGTAACAAGGCGACCGACAAGTTCAAGGCGAACCGCGTTTCTTCCGACACCTCCAAGGAGCGTGCAAACGCGATCTACACCGATCTTCTAGCTGCAATCGCACAGGTTGCTCATAAGCACGAGGTCACCTACGACGAATACAACGTGCTCAAGCAGTGGATGATCGACGTCGGAGAGTACGGCGAGTGGCCACTGTGGCTCGACGTATTCGTTGAGCACGAGATCGAAGAGGTCAACTACAACCGCCACGACTACACCGGCACTAAGGGCTCCATCGAAGGTCCTTACTACGTCACCAACTCTCCAAAGCTTCCTTGGAACGGTGAAATGCCAATGCGTGAACAGGATAAGAAGTGCACCCCGCTGTACTTCGAAGGCCAGGTCACTGACCTTGAGGGCAACGGCCTCGGTGGCGCAGAAATCGAACTGTGGCACGCAGACGAAGAGGGCTACTACTCCCAGTTCGCACCAGGCATCCCAGAGTGGAACCTGCGCGGCACCATCGTTACCGATGAGGAGGGTCGCTACAAGATCAAGACCATCCAGCCTGCTCCGTACCAGATTCCTCACGACGGCCCAACCGGTTGGTTCATCGAGTCCTACGGTGGACACCCATGGCGCCCAGCTCACCTCCACCTGCGCGTTTCCCACCCAGGTCACCGCACCATTACCACCCAGCTCTACTTCGACGGTGGCGACTACGTGGACAACGACGTTGCAACCGCAACCAAGCCTGAGCTGATCCTGCACCCAACCACCGGTGATGACGGCAACCACGTCAACTACCCATTCGTATTGGACAAGGAAGACTAA
- a CDS encoding 1,6-dihydroxycyclohexa-2,4-diene-1-carboxylate dehydrogenase, translating into MSAPASTPVGAPVGKGIQGKPTHYTPERFYGQGVVVTGAAQGIGMAVAHRIAYEDGNLILVDRSPLVHEVAEELRQAGAGTVDSFTADLETFEGATASLEFAAKKLKHLDVVINNVGGTIWAKPYQEYTEEEITKEINRSLFPTLWMCRAALPILIRNGGGTIVNVSSIATGGVNRVPYAAAKGGVNAIVSALAHEAAPHKVRVVATAPGGTLAPERAVKRGPGPAGEREEKWYQQIVDQTIDSSLMKRYGTLEEQAAPICFLASEEASYITGSVLPVGGGDQG; encoded by the coding sequence ATGAGCGCGCCAGCTAGTACCCCCGTTGGAGCTCCCGTGGGAAAGGGAATTCAAGGAAAGCCCACCCACTACACCCCTGAGCGTTTCTACGGACAAGGTGTTGTTGTCACCGGCGCTGCCCAAGGCATCGGCATGGCAGTCGCCCACCGCATCGCCTATGAAGACGGAAACCTCATCCTCGTCGACCGCTCTCCCCTGGTCCACGAGGTAGCGGAAGAACTCCGACAGGCTGGTGCAGGCACAGTTGATTCCTTCACTGCTGATCTGGAGACATTCGAAGGCGCAACGGCGTCCCTGGAGTTCGCAGCAAAAAAGCTCAAGCATCTAGATGTGGTGATCAACAATGTCGGTGGCACCATCTGGGCAAAGCCTTACCAGGAGTACACCGAAGAAGAGATCACCAAGGAGATCAATCGCAGTCTGTTTCCCACCTTGTGGATGTGTCGCGCAGCGTTGCCGATTCTCATCCGCAACGGCGGTGGAACGATTGTCAATGTCTCTTCCATTGCAACTGGTGGCGTAAACCGAGTGCCTTATGCTGCGGCGAAAGGTGGCGTCAACGCCATTGTGTCGGCGCTTGCGCATGAGGCGGCCCCCCACAAGGTCCGCGTTGTGGCGACTGCTCCCGGTGGCACTCTCGCACCGGAACGCGCCGTCAAGCGTGGCCCGGGGCCTGCTGGTGAGCGGGAAGAAAAGTGGTATCAGCAGATTGTGGATCAAACTATTGATTCCAGTTTGATGAAGCGCTACGGCACCCTGGAAGAGCAGGCAGCACCTATTTGCTTCCTGGCTTCTGAAGAGGCGTCCTACATTACGGGCTCCGTGCTTCCTGTGGGAGGCGGAGACCAGGGTTAA
- the benA gene encoding benzoate 1,2-dioxygenase large subunit: MSTPVSNLESVQKTLDHALEDRPEEGIVRVNRNIFTDPEIFELEMRHIFEGNWIYLAHESQIPNPGDYFTTYIGRQPIMITRSKDGTLNCLINACSHRGAMLCRRKTDNRTTLTCPFHGWTFSNDGALLKVKDEKDGAYPDNFRTDGSHDLRRVAKFESYRGFLFGSLNPDVVPLEEHLGDTRTVIDMLVDQSPEGLEVLRGSSTYTYDGNWKLQTENGADGYHVSSTHWNYAATTSRRGSGESANETKAMDAGTWGKQGGGYFSYPYGHMLLWMWWGNPEDRPLYERREELKAQFGEEKGEFMVGASRNLCLYPNVYIMDQFSSQIRHFRPISVDQTEVTIYCIAPKGESKDARANRIRQYEDFFNATGMATPDDLEEFRSCQKTYQATAFPWNDMTRGLGHQVEGPNEVAKGLGMDQVLSSGARTEDEGLYPIQHSYWHELMQDAVNKQSIKEKEMADNDASSEATVAAALKREETKAAAKSDAGEPRRRRRSRV, encoded by the coding sequence ATGTCCACGCCAGTATCAAATTTGGAAAGCGTTCAGAAGACCTTGGATCACGCGCTTGAGGATCGCCCAGAAGAGGGAATCGTCCGCGTCAATCGCAACATCTTCACCGATCCTGAGATCTTCGAGTTGGAAATGCGCCACATCTTTGAAGGCAACTGGATCTACCTGGCACACGAGTCCCAGATCCCTAACCCTGGCGACTACTTCACCACCTACATTGGCCGCCAGCCCATCATGATCACCCGTTCCAAGGACGGCACCCTTAACTGCCTGATCAACGCGTGCTCCCACCGCGGTGCGATGCTGTGCCGTCGTAAGACCGATAACCGCACCACCCTGACCTGCCCATTCCACGGCTGGACCTTCAGCAACGACGGTGCACTTCTCAAGGTAAAGGACGAGAAGGACGGCGCGTATCCAGACAACTTCCGCACCGACGGATCCCACGACCTGCGTCGTGTAGCAAAGTTCGAGTCCTACCGTGGCTTCCTCTTCGGCTCCCTCAATCCTGACGTTGTGCCATTGGAAGAACACCTGGGTGACACCCGCACGGTCATCGACATGCTCGTTGATCAGTCCCCTGAAGGCCTGGAAGTTCTCCGCGGTTCCTCCACTTACACCTACGACGGAAACTGGAAGCTCCAGACCGAAAACGGTGCGGACGGCTACCATGTCTCCTCCACCCACTGGAACTACGCTGCCACAACCTCCCGTCGTGGCAGCGGTGAATCTGCCAACGAAACCAAGGCTATGGACGCTGGCACCTGGGGCAAGCAGGGTGGCGGCTACTTCTCCTACCCTTACGGCCACATGCTTTTGTGGATGTGGTGGGGCAACCCAGAAGACCGCCCACTGTACGAGCGTCGCGAAGAGCTCAAGGCGCAGTTCGGTGAGGAAAAGGGCGAGTTCATGGTGGGCGCATCCCGCAACCTCTGCCTCTACCCCAACGTCTACATCATGGATCAGTTCTCCTCCCAGATCCGCCACTTCCGTCCTATCTCTGTTGACCAGACCGAAGTGACCATCTACTGCATCGCTCCAAAGGGCGAGTCCAAGGATGCACGCGCCAACCGCATCCGCCAGTACGAAGACTTCTTCAACGCAACCGGCATGGCCACCCCTGATGACCTGGAGGAGTTCCGCTCCTGCCAGAAGACCTACCAGGCAACCGCTTTCCCATGGAACGACATGACCCGCGGCCTTGGTCACCAGGTCGAGGGACCAAACGAGGTAGCAAAGGGACTGGGCATGGATCAGGTGCTCTCTTCTGGTGCGCGCACCGAAGATGAAGGCCTCTACCCTATCCAGCACTCCTACTGGCACGAGCTCATGCAAGACGCTGTGAACAAGCAGAGCATCAAGGAAAAAGAAATGGCTGACAACGACGCTTCCTCCGAGGCGACTGTCGCCGCTGCTCTTAAGCGCGAGGAAACAAAGGCCGCTGCGAAGTCCGATGCTGGCGAGCCTCGTCGCCGTCGTCGCTCCCGCGTATAA
- the benB gene encoding benzoate 1,2-dioxygenase small subunit, which translates to MTTVLSTITRTEIEDFLYYEARLLDDRKFEEWLECYREDAEFWMPAWDDNGELTEDPQSEISLIYYPNRGGLEDRVFRIRTERSSATSLPEPRTGHNTNNVEILERRDGEVDIRFNWITFYYRYNTTDTYFGTTFMTLDVSSETPKIVKKKVVLHNDYIHHVVDIYHV; encoded by the coding sequence ATGACCACTGTACTTTCCACCATCACCAGGACCGAGATCGAAGACTTCCTCTACTATGAGGCGCGTCTGCTGGATGACCGCAAATTTGAAGAATGGCTCGAATGCTACCGCGAGGACGCCGAGTTCTGGATGCCAGCATGGGACGACAACGGTGAACTGACCGAAGATCCTCAGTCTGAAATATCCCTTATTTACTACCCAAACCGTGGTGGCCTTGAAGACCGCGTGTTCCGCATCCGCACCGAGCGTTCCTCTGCAACCTCTCTGCCTGAGCCACGCACCGGCCACAACACCAACAATGTGGAAATCCTAGAGCGTCGCGATGGCGAAGTAGATATCCGCTTCAACTGGATCACCTTCTACTACCGCTACAACACCACCGACACCTACTTCGGTACCACCTTCATGACCCTTGATGTCTCCAGCGAGACCCCGAAGATTGTGAAGAAGAAGGTCGTTTTGCACAACGACTACATCCACCACGTCGTTGACATCTACCACGTTTAA